GACTTCCACGCGGTCGTCCCCGGCGAAATCCGCGGCGAACCGCTCCGCGTTGACGGCCTCGTGCAGGTAGTCGATCTCCAGCAGGCTGGTCTGGGCGAATTCCTCCACCAGCGCCGGCATGTCGGCGCGGCGGGAAACGAGCCGGATGTGGCTGAGCCAGCCGGCAACCTTGCGCAGGGCGGCAAGGTCGACGTCGACAATGGCGCCGATGCCCGGGCGCTGCACTTTCAGCACCACGGCATCGAGTCCGGTGTCCCCGGCGTCGGCAGGATTCAAGCGGCCGCGGTGGGCCTGGCCCAGGGAGGCAGCGGCTATGGGCGTTGGGTCCACGGAGGCATAAACCCTGTCCAGCGGCGTCCCCAGTTCCCGGGCGGCCAGGGCGGAGATGGCAGGGAAGGCGACCGGCGGCACCTCGTCCTGCAACCCCTCCAGTTCTTTGGTGATCTCCGGCGGAAGGACGTCGAGCCGGGAGGACAGGAACTGGCCCACCTTGATCATGAGGCCACCGAGGTCCACGGCCAGGTCATGGAACCGCTGGGCAAAGCGCCGCATCCGCCGTGACCGCGTCCTGGCGGCCACCCGGCTAAGTCCAATCCGCGGCAGGAACAGCTCGAACCACCACGTGGCGGCGAGGTTCCATGCAGCGAAGCGCAGAATCCGCCGGTAGCGGCCGCGGTGCTCCCGCAGGGGCAACTGGGCGTCGGCCCTCTCCTGGACGGTGGACGCCACCCGCGTCAGTCCTGGGCGAGGATGGCGTACAGACGGCGGCGGGCCTCGTCCAGCACCGCCACCGCCTGGTGCACCTGCTCCTGGGTGCCGGTACGGCCAACCTGGGCTGCGGCCTGGGCCAGTTCGATCCCGGCCTTGGGCAGGGAAGCAACGCCGCCGGCCATCGGGCCGGCCGGATCCCATGGCGCAGCCCCGTGGTGGGTTGCCACTTCCTCGCGGCCGGCTTCGGTCAACGAGTAGATTTTTCGGCCGTTCGTTTCCTCGGCTGTAATTGATCCTTCATCCGCCAGCAGCTGCAGGGTGGGATAGACGGAGCCTGCGCTCGGTTTCCAGCTGCCCCCGCTGCGTTCCTCGATCTCGCGGATGATCTGGTAGCCGTGCATGGGCCGCTCGGCCAGCAGGGCCAGCACCGCCGTCCGCACCTCACCTTTCCCGGCGCGGGTTCCGGCCCGCTTTTCAAACCGGGAGCGCAGTTCCTCGACGGCCTGCCACATACCGTCCAGATTGTTCCCGCCGAATCCGCCAGCAGGGTTTGAAGCACGCATCATGAACTCCTTTGTCAATCGTGAACGATATACAACGATACTCAGCGATACATGCCCGCACCATAGGTCAGGACCCAGGCGCGGCAAGGACCAGTCGCAGGGTCAGGACGAACCCTTTATCAGGATTTGCGCAGGGTGAGGATCTGTTCAGCGCGGCCGAACGGCCCCTGCCGGTCGTGCAGCACGGTGGAGGTCAGCCCGATCCCGTCGCTGCCGAACGACACCGCATTGTCCAGTCCCAGCCATTCCCCCCGGGGCCGGCGGTACATGTGGATCTGCAGGTCCAGGTTGGGGAACGCGTAGCTGCCCTTCCCCGGCGGAACCCTGGCCGCGATGCCGTTGGCCGTGTCCACCAAGCCCATGAGCCGGGCCAGGTCGCCGCTGTCGGCGCGGTCGGTCAGGGGGTGGTCGGTGCGGAGCCACACCTTGCCGGCTCCGGGACGGTGGCCCTCGGCCACCCTCATTTCGAGGAGCGGATGTAGCCGCCGGGCCAGACGGCGGCGCCGTCGTACGGCTTGCATTCGTCGGGGCCGGGGATCGCTGCGTCCTCGACGGCGGCGACTTCAGCGGTGTCACTGGTCAGCATGCGCCACCCGGCGGCGCGGATGGCGGTGCGGCCGCCGGCCACGAGTTCCGCCTGCACCAGTTCGATGGTCCTGCCGGGACGCAGCGTGGTGGTCTCGATCCGGAACTCGCCGCCCGGGATCAATCCAAGGATCTCGTAGCTGAGGCGGGCCATCCGCATGTCTTCCCGCGGCTGGTGCCGTTCAAGGACATCGGCCATGAGGCCCGATGCCGGGGCCATGTGCTGTTCGTGGACGTTCCAGGCACCCTGCGCGTGGATGGTGGAGCGGAACCGCCCGCCGCCCAGGTCCTGGTAGTAGAAATTGCCTTCGGCGAGTTCAGGCAGGTCTGCAGTCAAGGCTGGCCCCTTACGGAAATTCAGTGAATTGCCACTAACTCTATCCCCCGCGGACAGCGCACGGCGCGCCAACGCGGGCAACGAAATGTTGGAGGGTGCGGGTGGCAATCGGACTAGAGTAAGGAACTGGTCCTGTCAGCAACCCTCAAAAGAGGTGTTTCATGCGCGTCATCAGCTACAACCTCCGCAAGCACAAGGCCAGCGGCGAACTTCTCGCCCTGGCCCGCAACCATGACATCGATGCGCTGTGCCTTCAGGAAGTGGATGCCAGCGACCTCCCGGAGACCCTGGGCCCGCTGCACCTGGCGGATGCCACCAAGGGCAACCGGCTGGGTCTGGCCATCTACTACCGCACCAGCCGCTTCACCGCACTGGATACGCAGTCCTTCGCGTTGAAGAAATCAATGCATGACAGGGTGCTGGCTCCGGCCCATGAACGGCTCATCGGCACCAGGGTGATGGACACCGAAACGCAGCATGAGCTGGTGATCGGATCCTTCCATGCAGCCCCGCTGACGGCGTCGAACTCTTTGCGGCGCAAGCAGATCCACGCAGCCCACGCTGAACTGCTGAGCATGGGCAAAGGCCTGATGACCCTGATGGTGGGTGACTTCAACTACCCGTTCTTCACCAAGAACCTGGACATGCACATGAAGAACTCCGGGTATGCCCTCTCCCTGAGCAACCGGCGAACGTACACCCGGTACAAGGTGTTCAAGGGCCACTTCGACTTCGCCACCTCGCTGGGCCTGGACATTGCCAGCGTGGAGACGCTCCCGCGCGGAAATTCAGACCACCTGCCCATCCTGGTGACCGCCGACTACGGCGAAGGCTACTAGCCGGAGGCTCACCGGGAGGAGTCCGGGGCCGGCCTACCAGGGTTCGCCGGTGTCCAGCTGCGCCAGCAGCTCCGGCCACGCGGCCGCGAAACCGGGGTGCAGGTCCAGGGCCTCCACCTCTGCCACCGGGATCCAGAGCAGGGCAATGCTCTCGGGGTCGCTGATCACCGGCTCGAAGGATTCCCGCACCCTCACCACCACCGTGGTGTAGGACCAGTAGCCATGGTCCAGCACGGACGTGAACAGCACTTCCACGCTCTCCGACGGGACCGCGGCTTCCTCATACGCCTCGCGGAGGGCGCCGTCAACGGGTTCTTCGCCCTGGTGCAGGGCGCCGCCGGGCAGCCCCCAGGTTCCACCGTTATGACTCCAGACCGCACGGTGCTGCAGGAGCACGCCTTTGGCGGGGTCCCAGGCAAGGACGCCCGCCGCGCCGAAACGGCCCCAGTACCTGCCGCGGTCCCCTTCCACCCAGGCGTCGCCCGGGTCGCGGGGACCTGTGCGCTGCGGTGGGGTGGAGGACATGCCTGCGGACGGAAAATGATCCATTGCTCCAGTCTGACAGGTGAAGCGGCCGGGTGCAGTCCCGCAGGAGCGTCAGGCGTTGTGTCCGTGCTCGACGGCGAAATCGCCACCGGGATACATGACGGTTTCGTGCCCGTCGTCGAAGCGGACGACATACGGCGGGCTTCCACCCTCGCCACGGACCTCCAGAATCACCCCGTGCCGGTCCGAAGACCCCACCGTCCTCCCGTGCACAACGATGCGGTCGCCTTGGGCTGCCTCCATGGCAATCACCTCCAAGCCCCCAGATTACGACTCCACGCGGCATGGGAACAGGGCCCTATGGCAGGATGCCGGGTATGCCGTTGAACCTTGTCCTGCTTGCCGATACCCATGTGCCCAAGCGCGCCAGGCACCTGCCGGAGCAGGTGTGGTCCGCAGTGGAACTCGCCGACGCGGTTTTCCACGCCGGTGATTGGGTGGAGGCGGAACTGCTGGACGAATTCGAACGCCGGAGCAAGCGCCTGCTGGGCGTTTTCGGGAACAATGACGGCCCCCAACTTCGCCGCCGGCTGCCAGAAACGGCCACTGCCACCATTGGCGGGGTTCGCTTTGCGGTGGTCCACGAAACCGGCCAGGCGAAGGGCCGTGAACAGCGGTGCGAGGCGCTGTACCCCGATGCCGACGTCCTGGTGTTCGGGCATAGCCACATCCCCTGGGACACGGTGTCGCCGAACGGGCTGCGGCTGTTGAATCCGGGCTCGCCAACCGACCGACGCCGCCAGCCGGCATGCACCTTCATGGAGGCCGTGGTGGACAGCGGGCGGCTGGCGGAGGTCAGGCTGGTGGAGGTCCGCCGCGACTGAGCCCGCGGAGCGGCTTGGCAGGGCAGGGGGCTTCTGCCTAGGGTAGGAAACGTAAGCATGCTTAGTTTCCAGTGGTTGCCCTCGGCAGCCCCAGGCTGCTTCACCATCCCGGGCGATGAACCAGCCCGCGTCCCGCACGAACAGGAGTACCACCATGACTGACCAGTACACCTTCCGTAATCCCGTGACTGCCTACGAAAAGATCTCCCCGCCCAAGCAACACCAGCCTGAGCCCGGGCTTGATGCGGAACTGGCGCCCAAGGCCGACCTCGGGGAAGAGACCTATCGGGGCACCGGGCGGCTGGAAGGCCGCCGGGCGATCGTGACCGGCGCGGACTCAGGCATCGGGGCAGCGACGGCGATCGCCTTTGCACGGGAGGGCGCCGACGTCGTGCTTTCCTACCTGCCGCAGGAAGAGGAGGACGCCTCCCGCATTGCCGGAATCATTGAGGCCGCCGGTCGCAAGGCCGTCAAGGTCCCCGGCGACCTGAAGGACTCCGCCGTGTGCCGGGACCTGGTGGACACGGCGGTGGCCGTCCTGGGCGGGGTTGACATCCTGGTCAACAATGCCGGGAAACAGGTTGCGCAGGAGGACCTGCAGGACATCAGCGACGAGCAGTTCGACCACACCCTGAAGACCAACGTCTATGCCATGTTCTGGGTGACCAAGGCCGCCGTGCCGCACATGCCGGCGGGCTCAACCATCATCAACACCACGTCGATCCAGGCCTACAACCCGTCCCCCACGCTGGTGGACTACGCCACCACCAAGGCCAGCATCAACAACTTCACCAAGGGCCTGGCCCAGCAGCTGGCGCCCAAGGGGATCCGGGTGAATGCGGTGGCCCCGGGGCCCATCTGGACGCCCCTGCAGGTCAGCAGCGGACAGCCCAAGGAGGAACTGCCGGAGTTTGGCCAGTCCACTCCCCTGGGCCGCGCGGGCCAGCCCGCCGAGCTCGCCCCCGCCTATGTCTTCCTGGCCTCGCCCGAGTCCAGCTACGTGGTGGGCGAGACGCTCAATGTCAACGGCGGCAGCCCCACGCCTTAGCGCGCCCTGGGCTCCCCGTACCCCCCCCCGCGCAGCAGCGGGACAGAAGCCGGGTTTCAGCGGCCGCGTCCTGGTACCAGGAGCTCGTCCGTGGCCGGGTCCGGTTCCCCGTTGAAGAACTGGGCCAGGACGGTCTTGAACACTGTTTCTCCGGGCGCCGCCCGGAGGAACAGTGTCATGCTGGAGCGGAGCTTCCTGGCGTCGATACCGCCGAAAATGTCTTCGGCGGACTGGTCGGCGTGGTTTGCCAGGACCAGCGCGCACTCCAGGAGCCGCGGGCCCAGCACCTCGTGGTCCAGGTAGGCGCGGGCCTCCGCCAGCGAGGAAATGGCGTACTTGCGGGAGGTGGCGCTCTGTCCCAGCCCGGCAATCTGCGGGAAGACAAACCACATCCAGTGCCCGGACTTCCGGCCGACCTGCAGTTCGCCCAGCGCCTGCTCATAGGTTCCGCCGGTGTTTTGCGCGGCAACAAAACGCTCAAGGTCAAACGGCTCATTCATGGGGATCTCCTCGGTACGTTTCAAATGGTCAAGTCTTTTTCAAGGGCGTCGGCCGCCGCCCGCAGCTGGGGGTCCGGGTCTTCCCGCCACCGCGCCACGACAACGCCTGCCCGCTGCCGTTCGCGCTCCCCCAGCCCCGCCAGCAACGGGACCAGGACGTCGGCGAGAAGGGGCCCGGTCAGGTCCGCTGCCTGCGCGGAGCGAAGGAAACCCTCCAGCCGGGTCAGGTCAGAGTGACGGAGCAGCCGCACCCGTGACTGCAGCAGGACCACCGCTGCCAGGCGGCGCTCGAACACCGGCCGGGAACCGGGCCGCGGCTGGCCCCACAGGGCGGAGGCCAGCATGACCGTGCCGTCATGGTCCAGGTCCTTGAACTTCCGCAGCGCATCGCGCACGGTCCCGCGAACGGCCCCCACAGAGGAACCATAAGAGGCAAGCACCCCGCCCAGCCGTGCCCCGACGTCGTCCGCCCGGTACCAGGCGCCCTCGTTCTGCAGGGTCCGGTCCACGAAATCCGCCGCCGCGGACACAACGTCCGCCGTACCGGTCATCGCCCGCGCCCGGACGCCGCGTGGTGGATGCAGTACGGGGTCCACGGGCGGGCTTCCAGCCTGCCCTCGGCGATGGGCTCCCCGCATACGGCGCAGGTTCCATAGGTCCCCGCCGCCAGCCGGGCAAGCGCCGCTTCAATCTGGTCCAGGCTCGCCGAACTCTGTTTCAGGAGCGCAGAGGCCTGTGAGAGTTCGAAGGCGATGGTGGCACCCTCGGGATCGTGCTCGTCGTCGACATTGGAACCCTGGCGCGCCGAGTTTGCTGCCTCGATGTCCGCCCGCAGCGCCGGCAACAGTGCCAGGCGCCGCGCCCGCTCCTCTTCGAGCAGCGCACGGAACCGTTCGAAATCTGGCATGGAGACAGCCTAACGCGTCAGTCAGTACCAGTTCAGGGTTACGGAGTGGTTCCAGGCCGCGCACGGTGAACCGTAGCGGTCACGGATGTAGCCCAGGCCCCATTCGATCTGGGTGCGATAGCTGGTGAGCCAGTCGCCGCCGGCGCTGGCGTACTTCCCCGGGGGCAGGGCCTGGGGAATTCCATAGGCTCCGGAGTAGGCGTTGGTGGCGGTGGTCAACCAGTTGGACTCCTTGGTCCACAGCTGGGCCAGGCACAGGAACTGGCCCTGGCCCCACCCGTAGGCGGGCAGGCGTCCGGACGCGTAGCTTTTCGCCCCGGCGGGATCATTGACCGCGCCGGGGGCCGGACCGGGTTGGGCCGGATTGGCCTGGGCAGGGTCGGCACGGGGTGCGGGCTCCTGGGGCTGCCGGGCTGCCGCTGCGGCACCCTTGGCTGCGGCCTCCGCCTGTCCGCGGGCCTGCTCCTCAGCGGCGGCGCGCTTGGCCGCCTGGGCCGCCTCATAGGCAGCCAGTGCAGCCCAGCCCTGCCGGTACCCACCCTCCATGGCCGCCGTCGTACCTTTCAGCGTGGCGAGCTGGGCGGTCAGCTCAGTGCCGTGCCGCTGCTCCTCCGCGACCTGCCCGGCCAGCGAAGCCTGGGCAGAACGTGCGGCGTCCAGTTTTGCTTTCGCTTCCCCGGACAGGCGTTCCCGCTCGCCCTTGGCGGCCTTTTCCTGTGCGGTGAGCGCGGTGGCCGTCTTTTCGGCGGCCGCAGCATTGCTGACCAGGGTGGCCAGGGCAACCGCCATGAGGCCCCCGTCAAGGGGGAGCCTCCCCAAGGTCACGAACGGGCGCATCGTCCCGAAGCTTACCGTCGGGATTGGGCGCAGGGCAGGGGCCTGTTTCCACATTGTTACCGTGCTTCACGGGCAAAGTATCACCTGAGGTCAGGCCCTGGCTCGCGGTGTATGTCCAGACGTTTGCCCAATGCGAGAGAACAACCTCGTATGTTATCCAAATGTGACAATCACGCCGCACGTGGGTTATGGTCTTTTGGTGTCCCTCTCAGACGGGACATTCCCGTCAGCATGCCGAGCCCTGCCGCTGATCATGGGATTCAACCGCTCCAGTTGGCAGGGACGGGGGAACCAAGTTTCCGCGGCCACTTGTGGCCTTGGGGTTAAGTCGATAGCGCCTCCGCACGTCGCGGGGTTGCTTCCGGCCGGGTATCTCCAGCCCGAACCCGACAGCTCACCCCGCAGGCATGGGAGAGGCGATCAACCGTGTCAAAAATTTCAACCACTGCCCGTCACCGCGCGACCCCGGCCCGCTCCATTGTGCTCGAGGGCCTCGCAGTAACAGCCAAGTCCCAGGCCCGCTCCCTGGGCCGTCCCGCGCTCGCCGTTGCTGCGGCATCCGGCATTGCCTTCGGAGTCGGCGCCCCGGCCCATGCAGGTGTATCCGCCCCGGACACCACTGAGCAGACCAGCGTCCAGGCCACCTCGGCTCCTGCCGCCCCGGCCGCAGCCCCCGCCGCAGCAGCAGGGAACGTCCACACGGTCGTTTCCGGCGACACCCTCGGCGCCATTGCAGCAGCCTACGGCGTCAGCCTCAACGGCGTGCTGTCCGCCAACGGCCTGGGACTGTCCTCGGTCATCTACCCGGGCGACCAGATCCAGATTCCCGGCGCAGGCTACACCGCCGCCCCGGCGCCCGCCCCTGCAGCAGCACCCGTGCAGGCCGCAGCCGCCACCGCACCGGCGAACACCGGCATGAACATGTCCTACGCCTCGGCCACCCCGGTGGCATCCACCACCGGCACGGGCACCGGCGCTGCGATCCTCGCCTCGGCCTACAGCCAGCTGGGCTTCAAGCAGGATTGCACCGCCATGGTCGAGAAGGCTCTGCGCTCCGTCGGCAAGTCCGTGGGCGATCTGGCCCCCACCCAGTTCTTCCAGTACGGCACCGTCGTAGGCGCTCCCGCCCCCGGTGACCTGATCATCACCTCCGGCCACGTGGGCGTTTACGCAGGCAACGGCCAGGTTGTCAGCGGCGGCGTCAACGGCTTCGACACGCAGGTGCACTCCATCAGCTGGCTCGGCGGCTACTCCGCTGTGCGCGTAGCCTAGTCTTCGCACTGTCCGGCGCCGTTGGCGGCGCCGGACGAAGCAGGAGGGTGGCAGCCGGGAATACCGGCTGTCACCCTCCTCTCGTTTTACCCCGCGGGCCGCCTCGGTCAGGTCCCGCAGAAGGTCATGTAGCTGCCGAAGTCGTCGGGCGCCCCCTGCAGGTAACGTTCCAGCCCGGGCCGCTCGGTGAAGGGTTCACTGACCGCCTCCAGCAGCTGCTGCAGCGGAGCCAGGTTTCCGCCGGTGGCAGCGGACAGCGCCTCCTCCACAAGGTGGTTCCGCGGAATGTAGGCCGGGTTCACGCTGTCCATCAGCTCCGCGTCAGGCTGCAGCGCCTGCCACCGCTCCAGCCAGGCATCGAGGGCGGCCAGGTCAAGGACCATGCCGCGCACGGGACGGAGGTCCCCGCGAGCCGCTTTGCCCAGGTTGCGGAAGAACAAGGTGTAGTCCACGGGTCCGTCCTTCAGGATGTCGAGGACATCATCCACAAGGGCCCCGGCGGCGCCGCTTTCATCGACGCCGCCCAGGCCCAGCTTGCCCGTCATCCCGCGGGTCCATGCCTCGCTGTACTGACCGCGGAAGCCGCCGAGTACCTCCACCGCCGGGGCCACGGCTTTTTCCTGGTCCTGGTCAATCAGCGGCAGCATGGCCTCGGCGAGCCGGGCCAGGTTCCATTCGGCAAGGACCGGCTGGTTGGCGTAGGCATAGCGTCCGCCGACGTCGATGGAACTGTAGACGGCGGCCGGGTTGAAGGCGTCCATGAACGCGCACGGGCCGTAGTCGATGGTTTCCCCGGAGATGGTCATGTTGTCCGTGTTCATGACCCCGTGCACGAAGCCCACCAGCATCCACCGGGCCACCAGCTCCGCCTGGGCGGAGACGACCGCCGCGAACAGAGCGAGGTAGGGGTTGGCGGCATCAGCGGCGTGCTGGTAGTGCCTGCTGATGGCGTGGTCCGCCAGCCGTTTCAGGAGGTCCATATTTTCGGTTGCGCGCGCGTACTGGAAGCTGCCTACGCGCAGGTGGCTGCTTGCCACCCGCGCCAGGACGGCGCCGGGCAGCATGTCATCGCGCCGGACCTGCCGCCCGGTGGCCACGACGGCGAGCGACCGGGTGGTGGGAATGTGCAGTGCGTGCATGGCCTCGCTGACAATGTATTCACGCAGCATGGGCCCGACGACGGCACGGCCGTCCCCGGCGCGGGCGAAGGGCGTTCGCCCCGAACCTTTGAGATGGACGTCCAGGAGGCGGCCGGCCCGGTCAGTGACCTCGCCCAGCAGGAGGGCCCGTCCGTCGCCGAGCAGGGGCGAGTATCCGCCAAACTGGTGTCCGGCGTACGCCTGCGCCACGGGTGTGGCACCGGCCGGCACGTGGTTTCCCACCAGGAGCCGCACACCCTCGGGGCTGCGCAGGTATTGCGGGTCGAGGCCCAGGTCCGCTGCCAGCTTCTCGTTCAGGACGAGGAGCTCAGGGCTGGGCGCTTCCTCGGCCTGCCAGGGCACGGCGAGTTCCGCCAGTTCCCGGGCGAAACGGCCATCGAAAGTGACCGTGGATTCAGCTGCTGCTGTCATGGTTTAACCCTATCGCCGTTGTTGGGCCCGCTGCTTCTCCCGCTGGTTGCCGCCGCCGCGGAACAGGGATGCGGTCAAGGTCGTTGGCGGCGATCACGGTAACCCCTGGGGCCCGTGCCTGCGCCTGTTGTTCCAGCACGGAGACGTCGTCACCGTACCGTGCGGAGAAATGGGTGAGCACCAGGGTGCGGACCCCGCCGGACGCCGCCAACTCCCCGGCCTGCCCGGCAGTAAGGTGCAGGTACTGCCGTGCCAGGACGCCGTCGTCGTCGCTGAACGTTGACTCGGTGACCAGCAGGTCAGCGCCGTCCGCCAGGTCGTCGGCGCCGGGGCACGGCGCGGTGTCCATGATGAAGGCGAAGCGCTGGCCCGGCCTGGGTACGCTCACGTCCTCCAGCCTGACTGCCCCAAGGACGCCGTCGCGTTGCAGCCGGCCCACGTCCGGGCCTCCGATTCCTGCCGCCTGGAGCCGCTCCGGCAGGAAGGTGCGTCCGTCAGGCTCCGTCATCAGGTAGCCGTATGTCTCGATGCGGTGCCTCAGTGGCCGCACCTCCAGGCAGTCCGCCACGGGCCCGGCCCCCGAATGCGGATGGAGCCGCAGGTCGATGCCGGGCGAACCCACGGCCACCAAGGCCTGGACCACCGGGTCACCCGACGCCGGATAGTGCAGGTGGACCGGGTGTGCCACACCGTCGAGGGCCATCCGGGACAGGACTCCCGGCAGCCCGTAGCAGTGGTCTCCGTGCACATGCGTGAGGCAGATCCTGTTGATGTGGCTGGCCGCGACGCCGGCGTGGATCATCTGGCGCTGGGTTCCCTCGCCGGGGTCGAAAAGCAGCCCTTCGCCGTCCCAGCGCAGAAAGTAGCCGTTGTGGTTCCGGGTCCTGGTGGGGACCTGTGAGGCGGTGCCCAATACCACCAGTTCACGCACCGCCGGCGCCTGCCGTCCCGGCGTGCAGCCCCTTGGCGTAGGCGGCCTGGCCGAGGTGCTGAAGGCAGTCCCCCAGGATGCTGACCAGCCGCACTCCGAGGGTCACAGGCGGATTCCAGTGCCTGTCAACCACGCGGTCCAGGTCCGGATCAGCAATGTCTTCCAGGACCTTGGCGGTCTGCCGGTGGACGGCATCGTAGTACTCCAGCAACAGCTCCCGCGGCGCCCTGACGGCGTCCACCTGTTTACTGGAGTGGCCGTAGCCCGTGTCGCGTTCCCCCAGGGGAAGGCCGAAGCGCTTCACGAAACCTTCCGCCGTCCACACCTGTTCCAGGCCCGCAGACGAGGCTACCTGCGCATCCTCCACCCGGCCCGAGTGCCAGATCAACCACGCGATGGAATTGCCGTTGCCACCCGGACGGCGCTGCAGCTGCGCCGCGTCAAGCCCGTCGAGGGCTTCCCGGACCAGGACCGGGAGGCGATCGAAGGCCTCCAGCAGCAGTTCTTTGGATTGCATGGGACTCCCTCCACTGCGGGCCGGGCCACGCCGGCCCGGCCCGCGGGGTTGCTAGCGTTCCAGGTCGTCGGGCTCAAACTCACTGAGCGGCGAGCCGCCAAAATTCTCCTCGTCGTCGCTGCCGTCAGCTTCGAGGCCGGTGGGGGCTTCCCCAAAATCAACATCCGCTGCGGCCTCCCCCAGGGTGGGGGTGTCAGGCGATACCTGCTCATCGCCTGAACGGTAACGCGCCCTGGCGCTTTCATCCCGCAGCGTCTGGTCGCTCAGGAAGTCCTCCTCTTCACCGGAGACGGCCTCGTCCTGCAGCAAGGGGTCCTCCTGCCAGCGGTCGGGGTTGTTTTCGGCAGCACCGGGGTAGTTGTCCGGCTCCCCCGATACTGGGTCCAGTTCCAGGGACGACGCCGCGCCGGGAGTTTCGTCGAGAAGCACATCGTCCTGCTCCACGACTTCCAGCTCATCGTCCGGGACGTTCTGTTCAGTCATGATGGTGCCTTTCTCGTTGCG
This region of Arthrobacter sp. DNA4 genomic DNA includes:
- a CDS encoding DUF664 domain-containing protein; translation: MQSKELLLEAFDRLPVLVREALDGLDAAQLQRRPGGNGNSIAWLIWHSGRVEDAQVASSAGLEQVWTAEGFVKRFGLPLGERDTGYGHSSKQVDAVRAPRELLLEYYDAVHRQTAKVLEDIADPDLDRVVDRHWNPPVTLGVRLVSILGDCLQHLGQAAYAKGLHAGTAGAGGA